In one window of Clavelina lepadiformis chromosome 4, kaClaLepa1.1, whole genome shotgun sequence DNA:
- the LOC143451710 gene encoding NACHT, LRR and PYD domains-containing protein 4-like isoform X2, with amino-acid sequence MSQDTVNANRQSGIEANNPTQNVERARTTERADIDSIEQREATTEINMPQQEVALSSTSSQVRNNSNNGMFQNFQHVEDNGQQGQLPACETHERVFLELVSRVAGNANGPVSITFAPNYQRNYNNRYYADQREFHHVDVANSSDLNFGSGNKVCNVHDQGLAMTGSEQKQSNSEGRSSSIAIADTDFRKKDEDNAIKKVLELQEKYREDDIQLQGIDVVGSDIPEVHPTYMKISFYQGEAAPKTEEYLPSTATLSIREELQVDFEDLLQSENQPHFVCLIGIPGSGKSTCASRLAKSKDFACFSMNFMDMNYPDPLTLKDLLLRKAYPDLEKKVCDEAFQWIVHNQKQCAFIFDGIDQAEWTLKEKVPRQDYDTPLPVADLVSNLCNKRFLPDAHLVFTSRPHSVIFLPKSCRPAATYLLGDLTYDCTKQLFYSYAGDQAGSMWEALESHAPHLISLCSNPLMIQLVVASCLNPSSKFGNILSLSCKSFTQTRVFATVLDNLKRCNNTRHKNIEELSAQIGRVAFQATKNSTVIIKTDQLRKEGLSTEKVQDIIITFHSRKGITSKVFEGDTKMIFCHQTFQEYYTGYHVTHSMSIQDFLALVKGQLFTYRWAMVRRFVCGQLVDLTSGFQEEKSCTSIRNDTAYKRKSTGELKAVGDLIHEKRQILVDSIIQKLKEFSAKFEGDADSKRRLLDLWCDVHECNDEYLRKKAAEYTPVNVKLWATPLNAHQVFSCCYILSLAENIQVLNLSSCHLTRTYFRQFCDAIKHMKSIKMFSFVGNYLESNAVHDICEILPYITHELGMGWCFASTFGMRSANEDEMSLIQESLNKLDDSNLQVLVNIGVILRPKKTKIPSLS; translated from the exons ATGAGTCAAGATACTGTCAACGCTAACCGACAATCTGGAATCGAAGCAAATAATCCAACTCAAAATGTCGAAAGAGCACGAACCACAGAACGTGCTGACATTGACAGCATTGAACAGAGAGAAGCAACAACAGAAATAAACATGCCACAGCAGGAAGTTGCCCTAAGCTCAACAAGCAGTCAAG TACGAAACAACAGCAACAACGgaatgtttcaaaattttcaacacgTCGAAGATAATGGTCAACAAGGTCAACTCCCTGCGTGCGAGACACATGAGAGAGTTTTTCTTGAGCTTGTCAGTAGGGTTGCTGGCAACGCAAATG GACCGGTAAGCATAACGTTTGCTCCAAATTATCAGCGGAATTACAACAATAGGTATTACGCCGATCAAAGAGAATTTCATCATGTCGACGTGGCGAATAGTTCCGATTTAAATTTTGGTTCCGGTAACAAGGTGTGCAACGTCCACGATCAAG GTTTAGCTATGACAGGCTCTGAGCAGAAGCAATCAAACAGTGAAGGACGGTCATCTTCTATAGCCATTGCGGATACCGATTTTCGGAAAAAAG ATGAAGATAATGCGATTAAGAAAGTCCTGGAGCTGCAGGAAAAGTATCGTGAGGATGACATTCAACTTCAGGGAATTGATGTTGTTGGGAGCGATATTCCTGAAGTTCATCCCACCTATATGAAGATATCTTTTTATCAAGGAGAAGCTGCACCAAAGACAGAGGAGTATTTGCCCTCAACTGCCACCCTATCTATACGGGAAGAGCTCCAAGTTGATTTCGAAGACTTGCTGCAGAGCGAAAATCAACCtcattttgtttgcttaattgGCATCCCAGGATCTGGAAAATCTACCTGCGCTAGTAGGCTTGCTAAGTCAAAAGATTTTGCCTGTTTTTCAATGAATTTTATGGATATGAATTACCCAGATCCTCTAACATTGAAAGATCTGCTCTTACGTAAAGCCTACCCCGATTTGGAAAAGAAAGTTTGCGATGAAGCTTTTCAATGGATCGTCCACAACCAAAAGCAGTGTGCATTTATATTTGATGGGATTGATCAAGCAGAGTGGACTTTAAAGGAAAAAGTGCCAAGACAAGATTACGACACCCCGTTGCCAGTGGCTGATCTTGTGTCCAATCTCTGCAACAAACGTTTTCTTCCTGACGCTCACCTGGTTTTCACATCTCGGCCTCATAGCGTCATCTTCCTTCCGAAATCTTGTAGACCAGCCGCAACTTACTTACTGGGCGACTTAACTTACGATTGCACGAAGCAGCTCTTCTATTCATATGCTGGTGATCAGGCTGGTTCCATGTGGGAAGCACTTGAATCTCATGCCCCTCATCTCATCAGTTTGTGCTCAAATCCACTCATGATTCAATTGGTTGTTGCTTCTTGTCTCAACCCATCCAGCAAATTTGGCAATATCCTCTCTTTGTCATGCAAGTCCTTTACACAGACGAGGGTTTTTGCCACTGTTCTTGACAACCTGAAACGTTGTAACAACACAAGACATAAGAATATCGAAGAACTGTCTGCACAGATTGGCAGAGTTGCATTTCAGGCAACAAAAAACTCAACTGTAATCATCAAGACCGATCAGCTTCGAAAGGAGGGTCTTAGTACAGAGAAGGTTCAAGACATTATAATTACGTTTCACTCTCGCAAAGGTATCACAAGCAAGGTATTTGAAGGTGATACAAAAATGATCTTCTGTCACCAAACGTTCCAGGAGTACTACACTGGCTACCACGTCACCCACAGCATGTCAATACAGGACTTTCTAGCTCTAGTGAAAGGGCAACTTTTCACTTATCGCTGGGCAATGGTCAGAAGATTCGTGTGTGGCCAGCTTGTGGATTTGACTTCTG GTTTTCAAGAAGAAAAGTCCTGCACATCAATCAGAAATG ACACTGCTTACAAACGCAAAAGTACTGGAGAGCTCAAAGCTGTAG GAGACCTTATTCATGAGAAGAGGCAAATTCTGGTTGACAGTATTATTCAGAAACTGAAGGAGTTTTCAGCGAAATTCGAAGGCGATGCAG ATAGCAAACGAAGGTTGCTGGATCTGTGGTGTGATGTTCACGAATGTAATGATGAGTATCTCAGGAAAAAGGCCGCTGAATACACTCCCGTCAACGTGAAATTGTGGGCAACTCCGCTAAATGCTCACCAGGTTTTTTCATGTTGCTACATCTTGTCTTTGGCGGAAAACATACAAGTTCTGAACCTATCAAGCTGCCATTTAACCAGAACCTACTTTCGACAATTTTGTGATGCCATTAAACACATGAAATCG ATCAAGATGTTCAGCTTTGTGGGCAATTACCTTGAAAGTAACGCAGTGCATGACATTTGCGAGATCCTGCCATACATAACACACGAGTTGGGAATGGGCTGGTGCTTTGCCAGTACATTTGGTATGAGAAGTGCAAATGAAGATGAGATGTCATTGATTCAAGAATCTCTCAATAAATTGGATGATTCg aaTTTGCAAGTGCTGGTCAACATTGGAGTCATCCTTAGACCTAAGAAGACAAAGATACCTAGTCTGAGTTGA
- the LOC143451710 gene encoding protein NLRC5-like isoform X1, translating into MSQDTVNANRQSGIEANNPTQNVERARTTERADIDSIEQREATTEINMPQQEVALSSTSSQEHPYNSSTVLVRNNSNNGMFQNFQHVEDNGQQGQLPACETHERVFLELVSRVAGNANGPVSITFAPNYQRNYNNRYYADQREFHHVDVANSSDLNFGSGNKVCNVHDQGLAMTGSEQKQSNSEGRSSSIAIADTDFRKKDEDNAIKKVLELQEKYREDDIQLQGIDVVGSDIPEVHPTYMKISFYQGEAAPKTEEYLPSTATLSIREELQVDFEDLLQSENQPHFVCLIGIPGSGKSTCASRLAKSKDFACFSMNFMDMNYPDPLTLKDLLLRKAYPDLEKKVCDEAFQWIVHNQKQCAFIFDGIDQAEWTLKEKVPRQDYDTPLPVADLVSNLCNKRFLPDAHLVFTSRPHSVIFLPKSCRPAATYLLGDLTYDCTKQLFYSYAGDQAGSMWEALESHAPHLISLCSNPLMIQLVVASCLNPSSKFGNILSLSCKSFTQTRVFATVLDNLKRCNNTRHKNIEELSAQIGRVAFQATKNSTVIIKTDQLRKEGLSTEKVQDIIITFHSRKGITSKVFEGDTKMIFCHQTFQEYYTGYHVTHSMSIQDFLALVKGQLFTYRWAMVRRFVCGQLVDLTSGFQEEKSCTSIRNDTAYKRKSTGELKAVGDLIHEKRQILVDSIIQKLKEFSAKFEGDADSKRRLLDLWCDVHECNDEYLRKKAAEYTPVNVKLWATPLNAHQVFSCCYILSLAENIQVLNLSSCHLTRTYFRQFCDAIKHMKSIKMFSFVGNYLESNAVHDICEILPYITHELGMGWCFASTFGMRSANEDEMSLIQESLNKLDDSNLQVLVNIGVILRPKKTKIPSLS; encoded by the exons ATGAGTCAAGATACTGTCAACGCTAACCGACAATCTGGAATCGAAGCAAATAATCCAACTCAAAATGTCGAAAGAGCACGAACCACAGAACGTGCTGACATTGACAGCATTGAACAGAGAGAAGCAACAACAGAAATAAACATGCCACAGCAGGAAGTTGCCCTAAGCTCAACAAGCAGTCAAG AGCACCCGTACAATTCTTCTACTGTTTTAGTACGAAACAACAGCAACAACGgaatgtttcaaaattttcaacacgTCGAAGATAATGGTCAACAAGGTCAACTCCCTGCGTGCGAGACACATGAGAGAGTTTTTCTTGAGCTTGTCAGTAGGGTTGCTGGCAACGCAAATG GACCGGTAAGCATAACGTTTGCTCCAAATTATCAGCGGAATTACAACAATAGGTATTACGCCGATCAAAGAGAATTTCATCATGTCGACGTGGCGAATAGTTCCGATTTAAATTTTGGTTCCGGTAACAAGGTGTGCAACGTCCACGATCAAG GTTTAGCTATGACAGGCTCTGAGCAGAAGCAATCAAACAGTGAAGGACGGTCATCTTCTATAGCCATTGCGGATACCGATTTTCGGAAAAAAG ATGAAGATAATGCGATTAAGAAAGTCCTGGAGCTGCAGGAAAAGTATCGTGAGGATGACATTCAACTTCAGGGAATTGATGTTGTTGGGAGCGATATTCCTGAAGTTCATCCCACCTATATGAAGATATCTTTTTATCAAGGAGAAGCTGCACCAAAGACAGAGGAGTATTTGCCCTCAACTGCCACCCTATCTATACGGGAAGAGCTCCAAGTTGATTTCGAAGACTTGCTGCAGAGCGAAAATCAACCtcattttgtttgcttaattgGCATCCCAGGATCTGGAAAATCTACCTGCGCTAGTAGGCTTGCTAAGTCAAAAGATTTTGCCTGTTTTTCAATGAATTTTATGGATATGAATTACCCAGATCCTCTAACATTGAAAGATCTGCTCTTACGTAAAGCCTACCCCGATTTGGAAAAGAAAGTTTGCGATGAAGCTTTTCAATGGATCGTCCACAACCAAAAGCAGTGTGCATTTATATTTGATGGGATTGATCAAGCAGAGTGGACTTTAAAGGAAAAAGTGCCAAGACAAGATTACGACACCCCGTTGCCAGTGGCTGATCTTGTGTCCAATCTCTGCAACAAACGTTTTCTTCCTGACGCTCACCTGGTTTTCACATCTCGGCCTCATAGCGTCATCTTCCTTCCGAAATCTTGTAGACCAGCCGCAACTTACTTACTGGGCGACTTAACTTACGATTGCACGAAGCAGCTCTTCTATTCATATGCTGGTGATCAGGCTGGTTCCATGTGGGAAGCACTTGAATCTCATGCCCCTCATCTCATCAGTTTGTGCTCAAATCCACTCATGATTCAATTGGTTGTTGCTTCTTGTCTCAACCCATCCAGCAAATTTGGCAATATCCTCTCTTTGTCATGCAAGTCCTTTACACAGACGAGGGTTTTTGCCACTGTTCTTGACAACCTGAAACGTTGTAACAACACAAGACATAAGAATATCGAAGAACTGTCTGCACAGATTGGCAGAGTTGCATTTCAGGCAACAAAAAACTCAACTGTAATCATCAAGACCGATCAGCTTCGAAAGGAGGGTCTTAGTACAGAGAAGGTTCAAGACATTATAATTACGTTTCACTCTCGCAAAGGTATCACAAGCAAGGTATTTGAAGGTGATACAAAAATGATCTTCTGTCACCAAACGTTCCAGGAGTACTACACTGGCTACCACGTCACCCACAGCATGTCAATACAGGACTTTCTAGCTCTAGTGAAAGGGCAACTTTTCACTTATCGCTGGGCAATGGTCAGAAGATTCGTGTGTGGCCAGCTTGTGGATTTGACTTCTG GTTTTCAAGAAGAAAAGTCCTGCACATCAATCAGAAATG ACACTGCTTACAAACGCAAAAGTACTGGAGAGCTCAAAGCTGTAG GAGACCTTATTCATGAGAAGAGGCAAATTCTGGTTGACAGTATTATTCAGAAACTGAAGGAGTTTTCAGCGAAATTCGAAGGCGATGCAG ATAGCAAACGAAGGTTGCTGGATCTGTGGTGTGATGTTCACGAATGTAATGATGAGTATCTCAGGAAAAAGGCCGCTGAATACACTCCCGTCAACGTGAAATTGTGGGCAACTCCGCTAAATGCTCACCAGGTTTTTTCATGTTGCTACATCTTGTCTTTGGCGGAAAACATACAAGTTCTGAACCTATCAAGCTGCCATTTAACCAGAACCTACTTTCGACAATTTTGTGATGCCATTAAACACATGAAATCG ATCAAGATGTTCAGCTTTGTGGGCAATTACCTTGAAAGTAACGCAGTGCATGACATTTGCGAGATCCTGCCATACATAACACACGAGTTGGGAATGGGCTGGTGCTTTGCCAGTACATTTGGTATGAGAAGTGCAAATGAAGATGAGATGTCATTGATTCAAGAATCTCTCAATAAATTGGATGATTCg aaTTTGCAAGTGCTGGTCAACATTGGAGTCATCCTTAGACCTAAGAAGACAAAGATACCTAGTCTGAGTTGA
- the LOC143451711 gene encoding fructosamine-3-kinase-like, with translation MEEILKKEFRCRKVWSCGGQCQGGGISSGSVFSLDGQKVFVKRNPAPGSRALFDGECASLEILRETKIIRVPKPIKVFSHGDKTAFVMEYLMLSSVRNFACLGEKLAKIHLYNKNLKDNATRNESFIGRASEYVDRFGFHTTTCCGFIPLTNEWKDDWLTFYASNRLKPQIDRAIETYQDRGVLSLWPEIERVLPKLFPSDLNITPALLHGDFWEGNVGEVNNEPCMYDPACSYGHSEYDLGLAHFFRAFPPEFHDTYHSFIPKKPGFEKRLKVYLLFNAFNNWNHFGSVYQDLCISLMHEISNF, from the exons ATGGAAGAGATATTAAAGAAGGAATTTAGATGCAGAAAAGTTTGGTCTTGTGGCGGTCAGTGCCAAGGTGGAGGTATCAGTAGTGGAAGTGTCTTTTCATTGGACGGTCAAAAAGTGTTTGTGAAACGAAACCCAGCTCCCGGATCTAG AGCGTTGTTTGATGGGGAATGTGCCAGCTTGGAAATTTTAAGAGAAACCAAAATAATCAGGGTTCCAAAACCAATCAAAGTTTTCAGCCATGGCGACAAGACTGCTTTTGTCATGGAATACCTCATGCTCAGTTCTGTTCGCAATTTTGCTT GTCTTGGTGAAAAATTAGCGAAGATTCACCTTTACAACAAGAACTTAAAAGATAATGCCACAAGAAATGAATCCTTCATTGGCCGGGCATCTGAGTATGTTGATCGATTTGGCTTCCACACCACAACCTGCTGTGGTTTTATACCTTTAACCAATGAATGGAAAGATGATTGGTTGACGTTTTATGCAAGTAACCGCCTCAAGCCTCAGATTGATCGGGCCATAGAAACATACCAAGATCGTGGTGTTCTTAGTTTGTGGCCTGAAATTGAACGGGTTTTGCCAAAACTTTTTCCTAGTGATTTAAACATTACGCCAGCTTTACTACACGGCGACTTTTGGGAAGGAAATGTGGGAGAGGTCAATAATGAACCCTGCATGTATGATCCTGCATGCAGTTATGGCCATTCGGAGTATGACCTTGGATTAGCTCACTTTTTTAGAGCTTTTCCACCCGAATTTCATGACACTTACCACAGTTTTATACCAAAGAAACCGGGGTTTGAAAAGCGCTTGAAAGTTTACTTGTTATTTAATGCGTTTAATAACTGGAATCACTTTGGAAGTGTTTATCAAGACTTATGCATTTCCTTAATGCatgaaatttcaaacttttga